The DNA sequence CAACTTTAAGATATATCCGGTGCAGTGACATCTCAAATTTTGATAGTGGAGGGATACACTTTGAAACAACTACCATTCCATTCCACAGGATAAAACTGATCTTTAATAAAAATGGGGAAACTCTCTTTAGAAAGGATGTCGAAGGGCTCCTTATTTCAATCCCCAAGGATCTTTTTATTTAGGTTTAGCCCCGCCGTACACTGCAAAGTTGTAGTACTTCCACACGATGTCAATGTCTTTAAATCCAATATCCTTTAGCCAAGAAATCTGGTCCAAAAGTATTTCAGGCCGATCTTCTTTGTGGTGTTTGGCCATCCATGTATCCTCTATTTCTTCCCCGGGTAGACTCTTAGACATGAATTCTTTCCATTTCGATATGTATAGCTCGTGAAGAGTCTTATTTGAGCCTAAAATAATATCTGCATTGTAGAATACCCCTCCCATCTCAAGAGCATCAAATATTTTACTATAGAAATTTATTTTGTCTTTTTTTGTTTCTAAATGGTGCAGTGCTAAAGAAGATATAATAGCGTGATACTTTTTATCAAAATCAAATTTTGTAATGTCTTTTAGGTAGAAAGTGACATCCTTATATTTTTTCATTCTGACCTTTGCTTGAGTTATCATATTCTCAGCGAAATCAAGACATGTGAGCTTTGAGTTAGGAAACCTTTCCTTAATGTTCATTGAAACGTATCCAGTACCACATCCAAGATCGATTATATTTATTGTTTCGGTATCCTTGAAAGGTATTGCGGAAACTAATGCCTCAAT is a window from the Methanofastidiosum sp. genome containing:
- a CDS encoding DUF504 domain-containing protein — encoded protein: MNQSKNLLSKIFYGGEDPSDYGLGYLHWVEKRPTLRYIRCSDISNFDSGGIHFETTTIPFHRIKLIFNKNGETLFRKDVEGLLISIPKDLFI
- a CDS encoding methyltransferase domain-containing protein, with product MKGVKKHFEEEASEFDSIILKLVPNYNQMIEALVSAIPFKDTETINIIDLGCGTGYVSMNIKERFPNSKLTCLDFAENMITQAKVRMKKYKDVTFYLKDITKFDFDKKYHAIISSLALHHLETKKDKINFYSKIFDALEMGGVFYNADIILGSNKTLHELYISKWKEFMSKSLPGEEIEDTWMAKHHKEDRPEILLDQISWLKDIGFKDIDIVWKYYNFAVYGGAKPK